A genome region from Chlorobaculum tepidum TLS includes the following:
- the der gene encoding ribosome biogenesis GTPase Der — MKPLIALVGRPNVGKSTLFNRILRQKSAIVDPTPGVTRDRHISPGEWQGKQFLLMDTGGYAPENDTLSKAMLEQTMRAIEDADAVIFIVDARSGLTYLDLDIAKILQKTFKDKKIFFVANKVDNPQVALEAQSLVKSGFTEPYLISARDGAGVADMLEDVLNSLPCPEGEEIEEDDSIKLAVLGRPNVGKSSLVNALLGTERHIVSDVPGTTRDAIDSVLKRNGEEYVLIDTAGLRKRTKIDAGIEFYSSLRTARAIERCDVALVLLDARLGLESQDMKIIHMAIERKKGVLILVNKWDLVEKDSKTSKAFTDNLQNQLGNIGYIPVIFTSALTKKNCYRAIDTAAEIALNRRQKISTSNLNRFLQETLTMRHPATKSGKELKIKYMTQIDSDHPVFAFFCNDPELLENNFRRFLEKRLRESFDFAGIPITMRFLRK; from the coding sequence ATGAAACCACTGATCGCCCTGGTAGGTCGGCCCAACGTCGGCAAATCGACCCTTTTTAACCGCATTCTCAGGCAGAAAAGCGCCATCGTCGATCCCACGCCGGGCGTGACCCGGGACCGCCACATCAGCCCCGGCGAGTGGCAGGGCAAGCAGTTTTTGCTCATGGACACCGGCGGCTACGCACCCGAAAACGACACGCTCAGCAAGGCGATGCTCGAACAGACCATGCGCGCCATCGAGGATGCCGATGCGGTGATCTTCATAGTGGACGCCCGCTCCGGGTTGACCTATCTCGACCTCGACATCGCAAAGATTCTCCAGAAGACCTTCAAGGACAAGAAAATCTTTTTTGTGGCCAACAAGGTGGATAATCCACAGGTCGCGCTCGAAGCTCAGTCGCTGGTCAAAAGCGGCTTTACCGAACCCTATCTCATCTCGGCGCGCGACGGCGCTGGCGTGGCCGACATGCTCGAAGACGTTCTCAACTCGCTGCCATGCCCGGAGGGTGAGGAGATCGAAGAGGACGACTCGATCAAGCTCGCCGTGCTCGGGCGGCCGAACGTCGGCAAGTCGAGCCTGGTCAACGCCCTGCTCGGCACTGAACGGCACATCGTCTCGGACGTGCCCGGCACCACGCGCGACGCCATCGACTCGGTGCTGAAACGCAACGGCGAGGAGTACGTGCTGATCGACACGGCTGGCCTGCGCAAGCGCACGAAAATCGACGCCGGCATCGAGTTCTACAGCTCGCTCCGCACGGCTCGCGCCATCGAACGCTGCGACGTGGCGCTGGTGCTGCTCGACGCCCGGCTCGGCCTCGAAAGCCAGGACATGAAGATCATCCACATGGCCATCGAGCGCAAAAAGGGCGTGCTGATTCTGGTCAACAAATGGGATCTGGTCGAGAAGGACTCCAAAACCAGCAAGGCATTCACCGACAACCTGCAAAACCAGCTCGGCAACATCGGGTACATTCCGGTGATCTTCACCTCGGCCTTGACAAAGAAGAACTGCTACCGTGCCATCGACACCGCTGCGGAGATCGCGCTGAACCGTCGACAGAAGATCAGCACCAGCAACCTGAACCGTTTTTTGCAGGAGACGCTCACCATGCGCCACCCGGCGACCAAATCGGGCAAGGAGCTGAAAATCAAGTACATGACGCAGATCGACTCGGACCATCCGGTTTTCGCCTTCTTCTGCAACGACCCGGAGCTGCTCGAAAACAACTTCCGTCGCTTCCTCGAAAAACGCCTGCGCGAGAGCTTCGACTTTGCAGGCATTCCGATCACCATGCGCTTTCTACGGAAATGA
- the rpsI gene encoding 30S ribosomal protein S9: MKEVIDTVGRRKTSVARVFMSPGKGKIVVNKLPVEEYFKDEFKRSQALKPLAVAEKQNDFDITINVKGGGLTGQSGAVSLAIARALVEFDESIRAALRPDRLLTRDPRMVERKKYGKKKARKSFQFSKR; the protein is encoded by the coding sequence ATGAAAGAGGTTATCGATACCGTAGGCCGCCGCAAGACTTCGGTTGCACGGGTGTTCATGTCGCCGGGCAAAGGCAAGATCGTGGTCAATAAGCTGCCGGTCGAAGAGTATTTCAAGGATGAGTTTAAGAGAAGCCAGGCGCTGAAGCCGCTGGCAGTCGCAGAGAAGCAAAACGATTTCGATATCACGATCAATGTCAAGGGCGGCGGCCTCACCGGCCAGTCCGGCGCGGTCAGCCTCGCCATCGCCAGAGCGCTGGTCGAGTTCGACGAGTCGATCCGTGCCGCGCTCAGGCCCGATCGCCTGCTCACCCGCGATCCCCGCATGGTCGAGAGGAAGAAATATGGCAAGAAAAAGGCCCGCAAATCCTTCCAGTTCTCGAAACGCTGA
- the tsf gene encoding translation elongation factor Ts — protein sequence MSQISAKDVKELRDTTGVGMMECKKALEETGGDMQKAVEYLRKKGAAMAAKRADREASEGVVCILMSDDQKTGVILELNCETDFVARGEVFTGFANELATLALSNNCESREDLLGIKLGEAYGNETVEEALKSMTGKVGEKLELKRMARLTAEAGVLESYIHPGSQLGALIAIDTDKPAEAKALAKDLAMQVAAAAPIEVSRDAVSTELVEKEKEIYRQQALAEGKKEEFVDKIVMGRLNKYYQEVVLTEQTFIKDQNTKVSGVLDDFMKKNQAQVKVKAFVRYQLGA from the coding sequence ATGAGCCAGATTTCTGCCAAAGACGTCAAGGAACTCAGGGATACCACCGGCGTCGGCATGATGGAGTGCAAGAAAGCCCTCGAAGAGACCGGTGGAGACATGCAGAAAGCCGTCGAATATCTCCGCAAGAAAGGCGCCGCGATGGCAGCCAAGCGCGCTGATCGCGAAGCTTCCGAAGGCGTGGTTTGCATTCTGATGAGCGACGACCAGAAAACCGGTGTGATTCTGGAACTCAATTGCGAGACCGATTTCGTGGCTCGTGGTGAAGTGTTCACCGGCTTTGCCAACGAGCTTGCCACTCTTGCCTTGTCCAACAACTGTGAGTCGAGAGAAGATTTGCTTGGTATTAAACTTGGCGAGGCTTACGGGAACGAAACCGTTGAAGAGGCCCTCAAGTCGATGACCGGCAAGGTTGGTGAGAAACTCGAACTCAAACGCATGGCTCGCCTCACCGCTGAAGCAGGCGTGCTTGAAAGCTATATCCACCCCGGATCCCAGCTTGGTGCGCTGATCGCTATCGATACCGACAAGCCGGCAGAGGCCAAAGCGCTCGCCAAAGACCTCGCCATGCAGGTGGCAGCTGCTGCACCGATCGAAGTCAGTCGTGATGCTGTGTCGACGGAACTTGTCGAAAAAGAGAAAGAGATTTATCGTCAGCAGGCGCTTGCCGAGGGCAAGAAAGAGGAGTTCGTTGACAAGATCGTCATGGGTCGCCTCAACAAATACTACCAGGAGGTGGTGCTGACCGAGCAGACCTTCATCAAGGATCAGAACACCAAGGTCTCCGGCGTGCTCGACGACTTCATGAAGAAGAACCAGGCGCAAGTCAAGGTCAAAGCATTTGTCAGGTATCAGTTAGGAGCCTGA
- the rplM gene encoding 50S ribosomal protein L13, with amino-acid sequence MSKTLSFKTYSAKPGEVKRTWHIIDAENQVLGRMAAQIANVLRGKHKPQFTPHIDTGDFVVVTNAAKVALSGKKRDDKTYFSHSHYPGGVRIDSVKDLLQKKPEKVIEHAVWGMLPHNNLGRQLFKKLKVYAGPEHPHAAQMPVEMKINQ; translated from the coding sequence ATGAGCAAAACGTTAAGTTTTAAAACATACTCAGCCAAACCGGGCGAGGTGAAAAGGACATGGCACATCATTGATGCGGAGAACCAGGTGCTCGGTAGAATGGCTGCCCAGATCGCCAATGTTCTGAGGGGAAAGCACAAGCCGCAGTTCACCCCCCACATCGATACCGGTGATTTCGTGGTCGTGACCAACGCCGCCAAAGTTGCGCTGAGCGGTAAGAAACGCGACGACAAAACCTACTTCTCGCACTCCCACTATCCGGGTGGCGTCAGGATCGACAGTGTAAAGGACCTTCTCCAGAAAAAGCCGGAAAAGGTGATCGAGCACGCTGTGTGGGGTATGCTGCCGCACAACAACCTTGGCCGCCAGCTCTTCAAGAAGCTGAAGGTCTATGCAGGCCCGGAGCATCCGCACGCTGCCCAGATGCCGGTGGAAATGAAAATCAATCAATAA
- the rpsB gene encoding 30S ribosomal protein S2: MPTKFQLEEMLRAGVHFGHLARRWNPKMKPYIFMEKNGVHIIDLKKTLVMAEEALKAIEAIASTGREIMLVGTKKQAKVIIAEQAERAGMPYVCERWLGGMLTNFSTIRQSIRRMNAIERMETDGTFDMITKKERLMLIREKDKLVRILGGIANMNRLPAALFVVDIKKEHIAVKEARSLGIPIFAMVDTNCDPDEVDYVIPANDDAIRSIDLMVKAVADTILEARTLQVEQEVLAEMDEAAEEETAND; encoded by the coding sequence ATGCCAACAAAATTCCAGCTTGAAGAGATGCTTCGCGCAGGTGTGCACTTCGGCCACCTCGCCCGTCGCTGGAACCCGAAAATGAAGCCGTACATCTTCATGGAGAAGAACGGCGTGCACATCATCGACCTCAAGAAAACCCTCGTCATGGCTGAAGAGGCGCTCAAAGCCATCGAGGCTATCGCTTCGACCGGCCGCGAGATCATGCTGGTCGGCACCAAGAAACAGGCCAAGGTCATCATTGCCGAACAGGCCGAGCGTGCCGGTATGCCGTACGTTTGCGAGCGCTGGCTCGGCGGTATGCTGACCAACTTTTCGACCATCCGCCAGAGCATCCGCCGCATGAATGCCATCGAACGCATGGAGACCGACGGCACCTTCGACATGATCACCAAGAAAGAGCGCCTCATGCTGATCCGCGAAAAGGACAAGCTGGTGCGCATCCTCGGCGGTATTGCCAATATGAATCGCTTGCCTGCCGCACTCTTCGTGGTCGATATCAAGAAAGAGCACATTGCTGTCAAGGAGGCCCGCTCGCTCGGCATTCCGATCTTCGCCATGGTTGACACCAACTGCGATCCTGACGAGGTTGATTACGTCATTCCGGCCAACGACGACGCTATCCGTTCAATCGATCTGATGGTCAAGGCGGTTGCCGACACCATTCTCGAAGCCCGCACCCTGCAGGTCGAACAGGAGGTGCTCGCTGAAATGGACGAAGCCGCCGAAGAAGAGACGGCCAACGACTAA
- the pyrH gene encoding UMP kinase, protein MRKYRRILLKISGESLAGESGYGIDAGVLESFADDIKEATDLGAEIALVIGGGNIFRGLSAAAASMDRVQADYMGMLATVINSLALQDALERKGIFTRLVTAIKMEQIAEPFIRRRAVRHLEKGRVVIFGAGTGNPYFTTDTAASLRAIEIEADVIVKGTRVEGVYDSDPEKNPNAEFFPKISYVDVIRKNLRVMDMTAITLCRENTLPIVVMNMNIKGNFTRLLKGEPIGTLVHVGEE, encoded by the coding sequence ATGCGAAAATACCGGAGAATCCTGCTCAAGATCAGTGGCGAATCACTTGCTGGAGAGAGCGGATATGGCATCGATGCCGGTGTTCTGGAAAGCTTTGCTGACGACATTAAGGAGGCCACTGATCTCGGTGCCGAAATTGCGCTGGTGATTGGCGGTGGCAATATTTTCCGGGGGCTTTCCGCGGCGGCTGCGTCGATGGATCGCGTGCAGGCCGATTACATGGGAATGCTCGCCACGGTTATCAACTCGCTGGCGCTCCAGGATGCGCTTGAGCGGAAAGGCATTTTCACCCGCCTTGTGACCGCGATCAAGATGGAGCAGATCGCCGAGCCGTTCATCCGCCGCCGCGCCGTGCGTCACCTCGAAAAAGGGCGTGTCGTGATTTTTGGTGCCGGTACCGGCAACCCCTATTTCACCACCGATACAGCCGCCTCGCTTCGCGCCATCGAGATCGAGGCCGACGTCATCGTCAAGGGCACCAGAGTCGAAGGGGTTTACGATTCCGATCCCGAAAAGAATCCCAATGCGGAGTTCTTCCCCAAGATCTCCTACGTTGATGTGATCCGCAAAAACCTCAGGGTGATGGATATGACCGCTATTACGCTCTGCCGAGAAAACACTCTGCCGATCGTGGTGATGAACATGAACATTAAGGGCAACTTCACTCGTCTGCTCAAGGGTGAACC